Proteins from a genomic interval of Zingiber officinale cultivar Zhangliang chromosome 2A, Zo_v1.1, whole genome shotgun sequence:
- the LOC122041182 gene encoding probable protein phosphatase 2C 76, which produces MICAAKSCAVRARNLIELSSSVNCHLRRRWIDIDVKPPLNSNWNRCKSKTPLKMMVDFSTSAGPQPISNLLEKNDSGDGGLVTGAGRSEDGKLSFGYASFQGRRANMEDFYDTKLSSIDEQTISLFGIFDGHGGSRAAEYLKEHLFVNLMKHPLFMTDTKLAISETYQKTDSEFLETERNTFRDDGSTASTAILIGKHLYVANVGDSRVVMSKAGIAIALSDDHKPNRGDERKRIEDAGGFVMWAGTWRVGGILAMSRAFGNRLLKPYVMAVPDIQEEDVNEQVELLVLASDGLWDVIPNEEAIALARMEEEPEAAARTLTQTAFSRGSTDNITCIVVRFHNDNLDVNFTSSEKKTI; this is translated from the exons ATGATATGCGCTGCCAAAAGTTGTGCGGTCCGAGCAAGAAATCTGATCGAGCTGTCCTCGAGTGTGAATTGCCATCTCAGGAGACGGTGGATAGATATTGACGTGAAGCCGCCGTTAAACTCTAATTGGAACCGCTGCAAGTCGAAGACTCCCTTGAAGATGATGGTCGACTTCAGCACATCTGCTGGGCCTCAACCAATTTCTAACCTGCTGGAAAAAAATGACTCCGGAGACGGAGGTTTAGTGACTGGTGCAGGGAGAAG CGAGGATGGTAAACTGAGCTTTGGGTATGCTAGCTTTCAAGGACGTAGAGCAAACATGGAGGACTTCTACGATACAAAACTTTCTAGCATCGATGAGCAAACTATTAGTCTCTTCGGGATATTCGATG GTCATGGTGGATCGCGGGCTGCTGAATATTTGAAGGAACACTTATTTGTAAACCTTATGAAACATCCACTGTTCATGACAGACACAAAACTGGCTATTA GTGAAACATACCAAAAAACTGACTCTGAATTTTTAGAAACTGAAAGAAACACTTTCAGAGATGATGGTTCTACAGCTTCAACAGCAATTTTGATTGGAAAACATCTATATGTAGCCAATGTTGGGGATTCACGAGTTGTGATGTCAAAGGCAGGCATAG CAATTGCTCTTTCTGATGATCACAAGCCAAACAGAGGTGATGAGCGTAAAAGGATTGAAGATGCCGGAGGATTTGTTATGTGGGCTG GTACATGGAGGGTAGGTGGCATACTTGCAATGTCAAGGGCATTTGGTAATCGCCTTTTGAAACCATATGTAATGGCAGTACCTGATATTCAG GAAGAAGATGTTAACGAGCAAGTGGAGTTGTTGGTTCTCGCAAGCGATGGGCTGTGGGACGTTATCCCCAACGAG GAGGCCATTGCTCTTGCTAGAATGGAGGAAGAACCGGAGGCTGCGGCACGGACGTTGACACAGACCGCTTTTTCTCGCGGCAGCACCGACAACATTACCTGCATTGTCGTGAGGTTTCACAACGACAATCTCGACGTGAATTTCACATCTTCTGAGAAGAAGACCATTTAA